The Thermodesulfovibrionales bacterium region GGAAGAGAGAGAATCCGGAAAGGTGCGGAATCGCCGTGTTCACATGGCGAACGAGCGGACCTTCCTTGCGTGGATAAGGACGAGCATCGCGATTATGGCCTTCGGTTTTGTCGTCGAGAGGTTCGCCCTGTTTGTGAGGCAGATGGCCTATATTTTGGGGAAGGCGACTTCAGGCGCTGCGGAGGTCGAGCCCGGCGCCCATGGATATTCGTCAATCCTGGGGATATTCCTTGTCGGACTCGGCGCATTGATGGGAGTTCTCTCGTTTGTAAGATACAAGAAGATCGAACGACAGATTGATGAAGACAGGTACCAGCCGTCACTCATCCTCGATACCCTGTTGGCCATATCGGTACTCGTAATCGCGGTCTTCCTCATAATATACATCGTCCATAGTATCTAAGTATCTAACCGAGATCCATCCGTCTTCTTTTTCGGAGTCGACATCCGCTTCTCGGCAAGAGAGTGGCCGTCTGTGGGTATTTCAACGGCGTTGCCCTAAAATCACTTCTTCAGATCAAGTGCTTGCGGTCCGAACCGGCCAATATCCCCGACTCTTGCCTGCAGATCATAAGCCGGTCCGCAAAGTTTAGGAATTATCTGGGTTAGTCTCCAGGCATTAGCTGATTGGCCTTGAGAGGCCTGTAGGTTCTTGACGAGGCGACGCAGGAGGTGCTATAGTGTTATCAATAAAGAAATCGTAACACTATGGGCGTCATCAGATTTGGGATATCACTCGAAAACCCCCTCCTTGAGAGGTTTGACGACCTCATTGAGAAAAAGGGTTATGCAAGCCGGAGCGAGGCCATCAGGGACCTCATCAGGGATAGTCTCGTCACGGAGGAATGGGAGTCCTTTGCCACAGAGACGGTCGGGACAATCACCCTCGTCTATTCCCATGACACAAGGGAATTAACCGATACCCTTACGGACCTCCAACATCATTTCCATAACGCCATCATCTCTTCCATGCACATTCATCTTGACGAACACAACTGCCTTGAGGTGATTGTCGTGAAAGGCAAGGCAAAGGATATCAAGACGATAGGAGACAGACTGATAGGGACAAGGGGAGTGAAGCACGGCAAACTGACCGTGACGACAACCGGAAAACACCTGAAGTAATTTTTTTTGGTTTCATGGTAACACCAATTGAATAAAGGTAACACTAATTAAAAGGAGGATTCGGGTTATGCGTTTGGGTCATCGCACAGTGACTGTTCCATATTATGTCGGGCTGGTTGCACTACTCATGAGCTTTTTTTTTGTCTCCTTTGCCTTCGCCGGAGGGATACAGACACTGGACGTAGTGGAGGTAACGGACTCCACGGAAAATCTTGTCGGAACCGCAGACTCGGCAAATGAGGGGACCGTTCCGCGGGAGCAGATTGAGGCCCGCCCGGTGTACCGGATAGGGGAGCTGATGGAGGTGACCCCGGGGCTGATCGTCTCTCAGCACAGCGGCGAGGCAAAGGCAAACCAATACTACCTCCGGGGAATGAACCTCGACCACGGTACGGATTTAAGGATCACCGTTGACGGCATGGTGGTCAACGAGCGCACTCACGGGCATGGGCAGGGGTATGCCGATCTGAATTTCATGATACCGGAACTCATCAGCAGCCTGCAGTACAGAAAGGGGCCGTACTATGCCGCTTACGGAGACTTTGCCTCTGCCGGCGCCGTAGACATCAACTACGTAAACTCCCTGCCTAAGGGGATCGCAAGCGGAACCGTGGGGCAGGATAACTACCAGAGGGCCCTCCTTGCCGATGCATTCAAAGTCGGACCCGGAAATCTGCTCTTTGCTCTGGAAGCCGTCCACAGTGACGGTCCCTGGGATAATCATGAAGACCTGAGAAAGTATAACGGAGTGCTGCGCTATAGCGTTAGGGACGAACAGAACGGCTTCAACATTACCGCTATGGCATACAACGGAAAGGATAACGCGACCAATCAGGTTGCAGAACGCGCCGTGGGTGAAGGACTGATTTCACGCTTCGGTACCCTGAACCCCACCGATTATGTGGATGCGACCCGGTACAGTCTCTCCGGCGCATGGCAGCGCACCGTGGGTAATTCCATCACCAAAGTCAATGCATATACGATCGTCAATCATCTTGCCCTGTTTTCCGATTTTACCTATTTTCTCAACGACCCTGTCAACGGCGACCAGTTCGAGCAGTCCGACAGGCGTGTCACAAACGCAGTGAATGCCAGCCAGACCTGGCTCTCCACCTGGGCTGGGCGTCAGATGGAAAATACCATCGGCCTTCAGTTACAAAACGACAATATCTTTGTCGGCCTCGACAATACCAAAGACCGGCAGGTCCTTTCGGTGGTACGGTTTGACCACGTTGTTGAGAACAGCGCGGGACTGTATTTCGAGAACAGCCTCCAGTGGTTTGAAAAATTTCGCACGGTGGCGGGAATACGGGGCGACTTCTACCACTTTAAAGTTGCCAGCGACAACCCCGCAAACTCAGGGACAAAGAATGATAGCATCGCAAGCCCGAAGCTGAACATGATATTCGGGCCCTGGGTCAAGACCGAGTTCTTCATCAATCTGGGCGAAGGGTTCCACAGCAATGATGCCCGGGGTACCACGATAACAGTAGTGCCGGGGACAGGAGTCGACGCGAACCTTCCCGCGCAAAAGGTTACGCCCCTGGTGCGCTCAAAAGGATATGAAACAGGGGCGCGCACCGCGATCATCCCGGGACTTCAGAGCTCTTTAACCTTCTTCGTTTTGAAATTCGACTCGGAGTTGGTATTTGCCGGAGATGCAGGCACCACAGAGGCGGGCAGGCCCAGCCGCAGGCGGGGTTTTGAATTCGCGAATTACTACAAACCAACCCCCTGGCTCACCATAGATGCCGATTTCGCTTACACGTGGGCTCGCTTTACGGAGCCGGACCCCGATCCTTCCGTGCATGGTGACCATATCCCCGGTGCACCGGAAGGAGTGGGCTCGTTCAGCGCAACCGTAGACAATCTCGGACCCTGGTTCGGCAGTTTGCAGTTGCGCTATCTCGGACCCCGCCCGCTCATCGAGGACAACAGCGTGCGCTCAGGTAGTTCCACGACGCTGAACGGCAGAATAGGCTATAAATTCACCAAAAACCTGATGGCCTATCTTGAAGGGTTCAATATCCTCGACGCCAAGGTCAGCAACATTGATTACTATTATACCTCCAGATTGCCTGGAGAGCCTGCTGAAGGGGTGGCCGATATCCATTTCAAGCCGATGGAGCCGCGCACCTTCCGGATAAGTGTAATATATAATTTTTAGAGAAGGCGAAAAACGTAAAAGGAGTTTGGTCATGGAAGAGCTGTATAATTCATTCAAGGCGCTGCAATTCGGCGGTGTGACGATATATCCACTCCTGCTTTTGGGTGTGATGGCGCTGGTCATCATCCTCGACAAGGCATTTGTATACTGGCGGTATGTCAGGCTCTCGGCCTCCCTGCTGAAGCTGCTTGAAAAATACCGGTTTGCCTGGTCCGACCTTGAGCAGCAGATGGCAGTCCTTGTCCCGGGAAATTACTTCGGTCGCTTCTTTCAAGCAATACTCGATAACCGAGCAAATCCGGCATGGTGGGTTGAGTCCCGTGCAGCGGATGAAGCCCTCCTGATAGAAAAGGCTCTGAACAGGGGACTGTGGGTATTGGAAACTATTGTAACAGCCGCACCCTTACTCGGGCTGGTAGGGACTATCATCGGCATGATGGGCTCATTCAGGTTGATCGGTGGAAGCGGGTTGGTAAACCCGACGGGAATAACCGCCGGAGTGGCCCAAGCCCTGATTGCAACGACGCTCGGCCTTATCATCGCACTTATTGCGCTGTTTGCATTCAACTTCTTTTCATATCTGCAGTCCAGGACCATGGACGAGATGGAACGCCTCGGCACACGCCTGGTGGACCACATACGGATGGACCAGGAAAAGAACGGGACTGCAGCATGAAGATACGCAGGTCCCGGCGGTCCAGGCGCGGCCGGATAGAAATTATTCCCATGATCGACGTGATGTTCTTTCTCCTGGCGACCTTTATGCTCGCATCACTCTCACTTCAGAATCTCCATTCCCTGCCGGTGAACCTGCCCCAGGGCAAGGCGGCGCCGATCCGGGCCAGGGGTCCCGTCACTCTCACCATCACCAAAGATGGGGCAATTCTGCTGGACAGCACCCCTGTGAGTCTGGAGAGCCTATCCGGAACCCTGAAGTCGATGCTCAGGAGCCCGAATGACCACATCATTGTTGCCGCAGACAGCAAGGCATCTCACGGCGTCGTTGCCCAGGCCATGCTGCGTGCCAGGGCAGCCGGGGCAGAGCATTTCATTATCGCCGTAAAATATAATGAGTAACAATCCTCCGGCATCACAACTTCTTGACATTGATAACCCCTGGCGTCGCCTTCCATGTGTCATGCCGGCGGCCCTTCTCATCTGGGTGGGACTGCTCTGGGGATTCGGCTTCATAACAGGGCGAATGACGGAGCACGTTGAGCCGCCAAACAGCATAGACGCACAGATTATCGAGATGAAAATGCCGGAAAAACGTATTGTTGTTCCTGTGCAGCCGGTGAGAAAGGCTGTGTCCAGAACGGCTCCGTCCCAAATACCGGCCCCAATGCGACAACCCGTAACTCTGGGAGACACCCAGTCGAAGCCTGCAGAAAAGCCTGTCATGCAGCCGGCGCTTCCCTCAACTCCTGCCGTTTCACTTCCTGAAACAAATCTGCCTGCCGGCAATCAACCGTCATCAGTGCTCATTCCGCCACGAGGCACGTCAGAACGCGGTATGCTGCCCAAGGGTACGACAGGTGAGTCTATCTCCCCTCCACAATTTGGCGCCGCGTATTTGAATAATCCAAAACCTCTTTATCCCGCTTCTGCGAGACGAATGGGAATGGAAGGGACTGTTATGCTAAAAGTCTTGGTAAGTCGAGATGGAGGTGCGGTCAAAATTGAGATAGCTCAGTCTTCCGGGCACGAAATTCTGGATAAGGCGGCTGCTGAAGCAGTGAAAAACTGGCGTTTTGTACCGGCACGACAGGGAGATTCTCCGCTGGAGGAGTGGGTACAGGTGCCTGTGGCATTTCGTTTGAAAAAATGATTACTGTGGTAACATGGGGATGTAAATGCATATACCTGATGGTTACCTGAGTCCTCAAACATATGTGCCTCTTTATGGAGCATCTTTTGTATTCTGGTCAGTTGCTCTCAAGAAGATAAAGAAAGAGCTTTCTGCAAAGCATGTTCCCTATCTCGCGATGGCGGCGGCCTTCTCTTTTCTTATCATGATGTTCAACGTGCCGATCCCAGGCGGGACCACAGGCCATGCTGTCGGCGGCGGAATCATCGCCATCCTTTTGGGTCCGTGGACAGCAGTGATCGCCGTATCCGTCAGCCTGATAGTTCAGGCTATTGTATTCGGGGACGGGGGGATAACGGCTATCGGCGCTAACTGTTTCAATATGGCAGTGACAATGCCCTTTGTATCTTATTGGGTTTTCAAACTCATAAGAGGAAATGCCGTCACCGGCGCAAGGCTCAATATCGCAGCCTTTCTATCCGGCTATGTCGGGCTTTCTGTGGCAGCAATAATTACAGCGATCGAATTCGGGATTCAACCCATGATCGCAAGCGGGCCTGACGGAAGACCGCTCTATGCGCCTTACCCGCTGTCGGTGGCTCTCCCGGCAATGGCATTGGAACATATGTTGTTATTCAGCGTCGTTGAGGGTGTCGTTACTGTTTTATTATTCAAATATTTCGCTAAGCATGAGCCCGATCTGATATATGCGTTAACTGAGAAGGAGGCATGAGATGACACAATCACAGAAGAAACTCTGGATAGGTCTTTTCATTATGGCGCTTCTTACGCCTATAGGGGTCATCCTGCCTGAAAAATTCAAGGCCGGCGGCGCCTGGGGCGAGTGGGGGCCGGGGGAGCTCGAAAAACTTCTCGGTTACGCGCCTGAAGGATTAAAGAGATTGGCCGACCTCTGGAAAGCGCCTCTCCCCGATTACAACTTCGGCGGAGAAGGCGCTTCCATGACCGTTCAGGTGATTTCTTACATAGCGTCAGGTCTTATTGGAATACTGGTGGTGGGTCTTGTGATATATGTAATTTCGCGGGTAATTGCAAAAGATGAAAAGTAAGATACCTTCATTTCTTTTGGAGAGGCCCTCCTCTGGTTCCTTCACGCCAGGTGAGGGGAGCCTTAAAATCCCTTTTATTGAGAGGGGCATACACCATCTGGCGGATGTCATCAAGACCGGATACATCCAGTGGGAAACTGCCTCAAAGGACAACTTCTTTCAGAGGATCGATCCCCGGATAAAAGTCCTCTTCCTTCTTTATTTCATAATTATCGTAAGTCTGAAAAAGGACATTCTTCCGGAAGTTTTGACAGGTGTCTTTATTTTCATTCTCATGCTGATTTCCCGGCTGAATATCTTGAGCCTCTACAAACGGGTTTTCTTCATCGGCTTCTTTTTTGGTTTTCTCGTTGCGCTTCCCTCTTCATGCAATGTCATCACAAGGGGTGAGCTGATTCTTCCGATAATTCACCTGTCAAGACCTTATGATTTTTGGGTCTACCGGATACCACAGGAAATTGGTTTCACAAGAGAAGGACTTTACGGTCTCATAATGCTTACCTTTCGGGTCATGAACTCGTTGGCGCTCTCTTTCTTTGTGATATATACAACTCCCTTCCCCGAGATAATGAAAGCCCTCAAGGTCCTGAAAGTGCCCGACGCCTTTATCATGATAATAACGCTTTCCTACAAGTACATGTTCATATTTGCAAAGACGGTTGAAGACATGCACCTTGCAAAGAAAAGCAGATTGGCCGGGCATACGAGCGATAAAGAGGCCCGGCAATGGATAGCAGGAAGAATCGCCTTCATGTTCAAGAAGACCCGGAAAAGGTGCGAAGAGATCTTCGACGCCATGTTGAGCAGGGGCTTTTCTGAAGACATTAAAATATATGGTGTGAGAAAGTTTTTTCCGCGTGACTGGTATGCTGGCGCAGTCCTCTTCCTGGCCGGTATCCTGTTTTTGTGGATGTGAGGTTATTATGGAAGATATCATAAGTCTAAGAGAGATAAGCTACAGTTATTATGGCAAGATCCCCGCTGTCTGTGACATAAGCCTTGGCATCAAAGAGGGAGAGAGATTTGCCATTATCGGAGCCAACGGGAGCGGCAAGTCTACTCTCCTGCAGATCATGAACGGACTGATACGGCAATCTGAGGGGAGTTATTTTTTCAGAGGGAATGAGATAACACCGCAGACCTTAAGGGACAAGGGCTTTCTGCGGTTCTTTCGAGGGTGTGTCGGCTATGTGTTCCAGGACTCGGATGTTCAACTCTTCTGCCCCACCGTCCTCGATGAGCTCCTCTACGGCCCTCTTCAATTGGCGATTGATGAAAAGAAGGCATTGGAGAGGGCGTTTGAGATCATGCAGATGCTGAATATAGAGAGCCTGAAAGACAGACCTTCCTACATGCTCTCAGGAGGCGAGAAGAAGCGGGTCGCCATTGGTTCGGTGCTGACCATGAACCCGGAAGTCTTGCTCCTCGATGAGCCAACAAATGGCCTTGACCCCAGAACTCAGTGTTTCCTCGTCGAGCTGCTCCTTGCCCTCCATGAGGCGGGCAAGACGATCGTGGTCGCGACGCATGACCTGTCCTTGGTTGATGAACTCCATGCGCGGGTTGCCGTCCTCTCGGAGGATCACCGAATCGTGGCAACAGGGAATGCCCACGATATCCTGAGGGACGACCAGCTGCTCCTGAATGTGAATCTTATCCATGAGCATATCCATTTTCACGGGTCTTCTTCCCACAGCCACCTTCATTCTCACTATCTCTTCCACCGGCACCAGAATAGCGAATAATCCGTAACATCATCGCCTATTCACTCACGGTCAGCTGAAGAGCCTTCCCTGGTCTCTCCTCAGTTGAGCTATACACTCTTCGGGGAAAGAAAAGACATTCTTAAAAACCCTGTTCATGAGAAAGACCAACTGGCGGAATTTGTAAGCGTCATGGTGGGAGTCTCCCTTTTGTTCGGACATGCGCCAGCTCTCCTTGTCTGATATGCGAAGCTCTACCCCCAGCGTGTGCTGCTGGGTCTTCTTCCCGATGCGGTCTCTCTTCTCGTATATTGGTGTCCCCGGCACCATGATTTCATTCGTATCGGCGGTACGGTGAATCGGCAGGGAAAAATTTATTTTACACTGGAACTTTTTGTGACCCGCTGAAGAATGCCGGTTCTTTGCAGCATTCACGCTCAGCGCCTCAAAGAATTCCCTCGCATTGACGAGCAACGCTTCTTCACCTGGCATGTCGTTGCTCCCCTCGCTTTGAGCAAGACTGATCATGAGTCTCCGCACAGCCTCCCTCATGCTTTCCGGGTCATCGAAGAGTGTCTGCGTTATGGAATGTGAGGTGGTGTTTTCCTGGAGTATGACGCCCCGCTTCTGGAGGGCATGAAAGAGCTTGAGCGTGTCGTCCCTGCTCCTCAGGATGAAGGTGATCGCCAGGATATCCCTGATATCATAAGCCTCGCCTTCCAGGTCTTTCCCCAGTTTGGTGACCATACTTTCGGGGCTCTTCAACCTTGCCTTAATCTCCACAATGTCGACCTCGACGCCGTCGCCGCTATCGAAGCACAGACATCCCCTCTCCGTATCGAAGGTCATTGACTCTTTCAGTTTATGGAAGAACGTGGAGATTTTGACGAAGGCCCTCCTTGCGGACTCGCTTTCGGGGAGACGTCCCGGATTCTCCCAGTCGTAATGATAGAGGTCATGAAGGCTCATGTCCTCCATTTCGATGAAGGAGCCAAGCTGGGCATAATCGTCGATGTCCTGGCTGTCCTCTTCAATAGACTTGATCAGATGGGCCATCTTAAGGAGTGAGCAGGCTGCTTGTTGCCATGGGACGGGGACGTCCATGGTCTTCCTCCTATATCCACGAAAAACATGGGGATATTTTCTCGATGAGGCGAGGAGGAAGAGATGACGGGGGTCTTCATCGACGATCCGCCGGAACTCCCCACCCTTCAAGAGCGCTGCTACTTCTCCGATGACCTGGATGCAATGAAGGTAGAGGCCTTCGTTTTCGGAATGCAAGGCAGCGAGCCTTTCCAGCTGATTCTTAAAAAAGGGGAACATCGAATCGAAGAAATAGCTGTAAACCCGCTCAATATACTTTTGCGCCCTTTCTCTCTCACTCGCAAGCAATTCGTCATGATGAACGTCAAACCCTCGGTTGGCCATCATCTTTGACGCCTGGCACAGGGCTGCTTCATAATTCCAGGCGCGCAATAACAAAAAGGGGGTCATCTCGGCCCTGTCAAGGATAGAACCGAAAATTTCGTGATAGAGTTCCTGGTCTGATGATGTGTCATCCATCGATGATTCTCAGACATGTGCCATGACCGCCTCGTGACAATCCGGCAATCCTGTCCTTAACGAGAATTACTCTATAGCTTATCACAGATGCATCGACTCTGCTTCTCTGACCAGGGTCTTTATGATTTCCGGACAGGCATCCTGCCTGTCGGCACGCCTCACCCTCCTCGTGAGGCTCCCTGTGGCGCTAAACCCTTTCATCGACCGTTCTCCTGCCTTACAAGGGTGCCCCTCCTTCATGGATGGTAAATCATGGTACCATGGGTTCATTGAATTCTTTCGTTAGTGTATCTATAATAGAGAGTGCGGATATCCAAGAAATATCGATACAAAACCATTCTCTTGTCGGTTTTTCTCCTGTCCCTCTTGCCGAACATCGCAGCTTCTGCAGGTTCACTCACCGGTACCGGATGCTCTGTGAGCGTTCCCGGATATCTCTCTGATCTTGCCCTGGAGTATGAAAGAGAGACGGGCGTCAAGATCTTCGTTCTCGGCGGCGGCAGCGTGCGGGGTCTTGCCGACTTGCATGAGGGAAGGGTCGATTTCGCTGCGTCGTGCCAGTCAAAGTCTGCCGAGGATCCCGAGGACTTTGAATATATTCTCGCATCCTGGGATGCCCTAGTCTTCATCGTTCACAAATCGAACCAGGTGAGCTCGATATCACCGGCGCAGGTGAGAGACATCTATGAAGGCAGGATAGACAATTGGAAACGCCTTGGTGGTCCTGATCGGAGACTCATATCCATCATCTCGACCCCCAACGGCATGGGCGGCATTGGGGAAGCGCTCAGCAAGATGGTCCTGAACGGGAAGAGGCCGCTGCAGCAGAAGAATTCCTCTCTCCAGGCTTCTTCCGCTGCCATTTGGGAGCAGTTGGTCGAAGAGATGCCCGAGGGATTTGCGAGCACGGGTTTCGGCAGTGCGAGGAAGCGTAATGTGAAGATGCTGAAGGTGAACGGTGTCCTCCCTACGAAGGACAATATCATATCAGGTAAATATCCCTTCAGAAGGCCCCTTTACATCGTAATCAGAAAAGACGCTAAGCCCGAAGTCAGAAAATTCGCAGCATTTGTCACAAGCAGGAAAGGCCAGGCACTGATATCCTCGTACGGCATGCCGTCGCTGAATGATCTGAAGTGAGACTCTCCGTAACAACAAAAGTGACCGCCCTCGTTGCTGTTGCAGTCATTTCCATGAGCTCCGTAAGCACCTATCTCTACATATCGGCACAGAAAAGGGGCATCGAGAGGGAAGTCACGGCAAGGGGAATTGCTTTGTCAGAGGCCCTTTCGAGGTCAGTGAGTGAGGGGCTCGCAGAGGAAAATCTGAACCTCATAAGACAGGTTGAAGATATTGTCCATACAAAAGACGTAATTCTTACCCAGGTATTCTCGAGTTTATGGCTTGACGTAGCCTCTGTTCCTTTTGATCAACTGAACGTTCCCCCGGACCCCGCTGCTGTTGAGTATTTCAAAGCCCGCAAGGGAGGGCACAGCCCTTTTTCCAAGAGTGTGGGTTCCTCGATTGATATCTATAAGCCCGTATTTTTGGAGTCCCATGATACCGGGATTCCCGATCTTCTTATCGGCTACGTGCGGTTGAAGATCTCGACCAGGGAGATCAAGGAAACCATTGAAAAAGCGGTTGTGATGAACATGTTCGTTGCGGCCTTATTGACGGTTCTTGCGATTGTCGTCCTGAATTCGATTATCGGGAAATATGTCCTCGGACCTGTCCTGAACCTCCATAAGTCGATTTCGAAGCATAAAGGGGGTGAGTTTCCGGAAATGGTCCCGGTAGGTACGAGGGACGAAATAGGCGAGCTTTCTTCGGAATTTAACGAAATGAGCCGGGTCCTCAGGGAACGGGAGGAGCGGCTCAGTGAAGAAAAAGAACGTCTTGCGGTGACCCTCGGCAGTATCGGTGACGGCGTGATCGTCACCGATGGTGAAGGCATCATCACCCTCATGAATACCATGGCAGAACGCTTTACGGGATGGTCTTCGCAAGAGGCGATCGGCAGAAGGCTGTCGGAGGTTCTTTCCATTGTCGACAAGAGCAGCCGGGAACGGTGTGACGATCCCGTGAACAAAATCAAAGAACGGGGACTCATCACAGGACCTTCGAAAAATTCCGTTCTCATCAGAAAGGACGGATCCGAGATCATCATCGAGGAAAGCGGCGCTCCTATCAGGGACAGGGACGGAGAAATTGCGGGGACGGTTCTCGTGCTCCGCGATGTGACCGAGCGCAAGATGGCCGAGGATGCCCTCTATGCGTCAGAGAAGAAATTCAGGGACTTGCTCGAGACGATACACCTCGCGGCCGTGATCCTTGATTGCGATGGCATTATAATCTTCTGCAATGACTACCTCTTTCGTCTCACCGGCTGGTCAACGGATGAAGTGCTCACCAAGAACTGGTTTGACCTCTTTTTCCCTGAAGACGTGAGAGAATCTGAGAAAACAGTCTTCAGGGCGAACATTGAGCAAGGCGCCATGCTGCACCATGAGAACCAGATCCTCACGCGCGACGGCGCCTTCTTGCATATGGTTTGGGACGTTGCTGTTTTGTATGGCTCTGCGGGCAGGGCGACAGGGATTGCAGGCATCGGCATTGACGTTACGGAGCAGCGTAAGCTTGAGGAACAGCTGAGGCAGGCGCAGAAGATGGAGGCGATCGGCCACCTCGCCGGAGGGGTGGCACATGATTTCAACAATATCCTCACGGCCATCATCGGTTATGGGAGCCTCCTCCTCAACAAAATACCCGCGGATAACCCTTCCCGTGCCTATGTTGATCACATTCTCGCCGCATCTGAGAGGGCCGCCAATCTCACACAGAGTCTCCTTGCCTTCAGCAGGAAGCAGATCTTGAACCCGAAGCCCGTCAATGTGAACGACATCGTATTGGGCATGAAGAAGATATTAGAGAGGGTCATTGGCGAAGATATCGAGATTAAGGTCGGAACGGCGGATTACAACTTAATCGTAAAGGCCGATAAGAGCCAGATAGAGCAGGTGCTCATGAACCTTGCTACCAATGCGCGGGATGCAATGCCCCTGGGCGGAATCTTGACGCTCACTACCGAAGAAGTCGAGATAGACAACCGGTTTATTCAGATGCATCAGTACGGTGAGGCCGGCAGGTACGCCGTTATTTCGGTCGCCGATAACGGTGTGGGCATGGACGAAAAGACAAGGGGGAGCATCTTTGAACCCTTTTTCACGACGAAGGAGGTCGGTAAGGGAACCGGCCTGGGATTGGCGATGGTCTATGGGACGGTGAAGCAGCATAACGGTTTCATCAATGTTTACAGCGA contains the following coding sequences:
- a CDS encoding PAS domain S-box protein; protein product: MRLSVTTKVTALVAVAVISMSSVSTYLYISAQKRGIEREVTARGIALSEALSRSVSEGLAEENLNLIRQVEDIVHTKDVILTQVFSSLWLDVASVPFDQLNVPPDPAAVEYFKARKGGHSPFSKSVGSSIDIYKPVFLESHDTGIPDLLIGYVRLKISTREIKETIEKAVVMNMFVAALLTVLAIVVLNSIIGKYVLGPVLNLHKSISKHKGGEFPEMVPVGTRDEIGELSSEFNEMSRVLREREERLSEEKERLAVTLGSIGDGVIVTDGEGIITLMNTMAERFTGWSSQEAIGRRLSEVLSIVDKSSRERCDDPVNKIKERGLITGPSKNSVLIRKDGSEIIIEESGAPIRDRDGEIAGTVLVLRDVTERKMAEDALYASEKKFRDLLETIHLAAVILDCDGIIIFCNDYLFRLTGWSTDEVLTKNWFDLFFPEDVRESEKTVFRANIEQGAMLHHENQILTRDGAFLHMVWDVAVLYGSAGRATGIAGIGIDVTEQRKLEEQLRQAQKMEAIGHLAGGVAHDFNNILTAIIGYGSLLLNKIPADNPSRAYVDHILAASERAANLTQSLLAFSRKQILNPKPVNVNDIVLGMKKILERVIGEDIEIKVGTADYNLIVKADKSQIEQVLMNLATNARDAMPLGGILTLTTEEVEIDNRFIQMHQYGEAGRYAVISVADNGVGMDEKTRGSIFEPFFTTKEVGKGTGLGLAMVYGTVKQHNGFINVYSEPGEGTRFNIYLPLAESDPQIAGKKASTPLSLGDETILLVEDDEAVRRVTKTMLEESGYTVLEAVDGEEAVRLFGERKDAVQLVISDIIMPRQSGKDLQKELKKIDSGVKVLFISGYAADILTQKGIADEGVYFLSKPLVPHILSRKVRAVLDA
- a CDS encoding substrate-binding domain-containing protein, with the translated sequence MRISKKYRYKTILLSVFLLSLLPNIAASAGSLTGTGCSVSVPGYLSDLALEYERETGVKIFVLGGGSVRGLADLHEGRVDFAASCQSKSAEDPEDFEYILASWDALVFIVHKSNQVSSISPAQVRDIYEGRIDNWKRLGGPDRRLISIISTPNGMGGIGEALSKMVLNGKRPLQQKNSSLQASSAAIWEQLVEEMPEGFASTGFGSARKRNVKMLKVNGVLPTKDNIISGKYPFRRPLYIVIRKDAKPEVRKFAAFVTSRKGQALISSYGMPSLNDLK